In Nicotiana tabacum cultivar K326 chromosome 11, ASM71507v2, whole genome shotgun sequence, a single window of DNA contains:
- the LOC107801368 gene encoding F-box protein At3g54460 isoform X2, with protein MEVENSIADHKLCGFFRTAVKISPQPHSSELRRTPPVNSKCHIAGDGSNVHFVSENDVVLSPIGSREEQNGTVPTTKKWRRIRMVHGSLSVVHQLHKLVMQKCLRIVARVVEVVDRGGGDDNDDDEVRVVVLVDVYLPIALWSGWQFPKSGPAAAALFRHVSCDWEARSSMLQSAKLGVEKDFSIWNLSDCHVIGCKQHCSAPDPSKKKLFELHEIFKSLPSVAKRGNPDSLRVNPLDSSRSGIWVVTDDILINILSSLCPVDLLRVSATCRHLRFLAASIMPCMKLKLFAHQQAAVDWMLQREHNVELLQHPLYMDFVTEDGFAFYINAVSGQIATGQAPKIKDFHGGMFCDEPGLGKTITALSLILKTQGTLPEPPDGAQIIWCMHNTDQRCGYYELSSENTISSGFSSASRATGLNGRRGHLSLDKLTPTKSLDFPTSIGSTVVNSADHIAAAEISSCTVMRSTPARYAVRCTSNFSQIKKNLMYAYENEGTSLFPERNSRKDSKKRKRASNNQQRSLTYAKPGYSKKNSRGSKRFCEPSAENYVINETWIQCDACQKWRRLTEAGVVDATTAWFCSMNTDPLYQSCRVAEDSWDHKQHITCLPGFHTKGTPGGLEENISFFTSVLKDNCSVMDSKAKKALIWLAKLSPQKLLEMETIGVGQPVIQTSVGVPYAYHKIFQAFGLVKKDEKGTTKWYYPRGLVNLVFDLDALRVALCKPLDSFRMYLSRATLVVVPSNLVDHWRGQIERHVRQGTLRVFVWTDYKRPSAHNLAWDYDIVITTFSRLSAEWSPKKRSVLMQVHWLRIILDEGHTLGSSLSLTNKLQMAVSLRATNRWLLTGTPTPNTPSSQLSHLQPLLKFLHDETYGQNQKAWEAGILRPFEAEMEEGRSRLLQLLHRCMISARKKDLQNIPPCIKKMIFLHFTEEHARSYNELVETVRRNILMADWNDPSHVESLLNPKQWKFRSTTIRNVRLSCCVAGHIRVTEAGDDIQETMDILVEDGLDPTSQEYALIRYHLLYGGNCMRCQAWCRLPVVTPCKHLLCLDCVSLNSEKCTIPGCGNLYEMQSPEILTRPENPNPKWPVPKDLIELQPSYKQDDWNPDWQSTSSSKVAYLVERLKEIQEANRMIINSNEDGSVEAVSGSHGKSNFSKFSSQGYLVGSSNDFCNLIPERVIIFSQFLEHIHVIEQQLAVAGIRFASLYSPMPSVNKVKALATFQHDVDCMALLMDGSAALGLDLSFVTHVYLMEPIWDKSMEEQVISRAHRMGAIRPIHVETLAMSGTIEEQMLKFLQVHVEPCEPATSN; from the exons ATGGAGGTCGAAAATTCAATTGCCGACCACAAGCTCTGCGGTTTCTTCCGTACTGCAGTTAAAATTTCACCACAACCGCACTCCTCCGAGCTCCGTCGCACTCCCCCTGTAAATTCCAAGTGCCATATAGCCGGCGACGGTTCCAATGTCCACTTTGTGTCTGAAAACGACGTCGTATTGTCCCCAATCGGTTCTCGGGAGGAGCAAAACGGCACCGTTCCGACGACGAAGAAGTGGAGGAGAATTAGAATGGTTCATGGTAGTTTAAGCGTGGTGCACCAGTTACACAAGCTTGTAATGCAAAAATGCTTGAGAATTGTTGCTAGGGTTGTTGAGGTTGTGGATCGCGGCGGtggtgatgataatgatgatgatgaagttAGGGTTGTTGTTTTAGTGGACGTATACTTGCCTATTGCTTTGTGGTCCGGTTGGCAGTTCCCTAAGTCTGGTCCTGCTGCTGCCGCGCTTTTCCGCCATGTCAG TTGTGACTGGGAAGCTAGGAGTTCTATGCTTCAGTCTGCTAAGCTTGGTGTTGAAAAGGATTTTAGTATTTGGAATCTGTCTGACTGTCATGTTATAGGATGCAAACAGCACTGCAGTGCACCTGACCCTTCCAAGAAAAAGCTCTTTGAGCTCCATGAAATTTTTAAGAGCTTACCAAGTGTAGCAAAGAGGGGAAATCCCGATTCTTTAAGAGTGAATCCCCTTGATAGTAGTAGATCGGGTATATGGGTGGTAACAGATGATATTTTGATCAATATTCTTTCTTCACTTTGTCCTGTTGATCTTCTAAGGGTCTCTGCAACATGTCGGCATTTAAGATTTCTTGCTGCATCAATCATGCCATGTATGAAACTTAAATTGTTTGCTCATCAGCAGGCTGCAGTTGACTGGATGTTACAGCGTGAGCACAATGTTGAATTATTACAGCACCCACTGTACATGGATTTTGTCACTGAAGATGGGTTTGCTTTTTATATAAATGCTGTTTCTGGTCAAATAGCCACAGGTCAGGCTCCTAAAATCAAGGATTTCCATGGGGGAATGTTCTGTGATGAGCCTGGCCTCGGTAAAACTATTACTGCTCTTTCTCTCATTCTGAAGACTCAGGGAACACTGCCAGAGCCACCAGATGGTGCACAAATTATCTGGTGTATGCATAATACTGACCAGAGGTGTGGTTATTATGAGCTTAGTAGTGAAAATACAATCAGTTCGGGGTTTTCATCAGCAAGTAGAGCTACTGGACTCAATGGCCGTAGGGGACATTTATCTTTAGATAAACTAACCCCAACAAAAAGCTTAGACTTCCCCACTTCAATTGGATCCACGGTTGTTAATTCAGCTGATCACATAGCAGCTGCAGAAATTAGTTCATGTACAGTCATGCGCTCCACTCCAGCTAGGTATGCTGTGAGGTGCACCAGTAACTTTAGCcagataaaaaaaaatcttatgtATGCATATGAAAATGAAGGGACATCTCTCTTTCCTGAGAGGAATTCTAGGAAAGACTCGAAAAAAAGAAAGCGTGCTTCCAACAACCAACAAAGAAGCTTGACATATGCGAAACCTggttattcaaaaaaaaattctcgTGGTAGTAAGAGGTTTTGTGAGCCTTCTGCTGAGAACTATGTGATCAACGAAACCTGGATCCAATGTGATGCTTGTCAGAAATGGCGGAGGCTTACAGAAGCTGGTGTTGTAGATGCTACTACTGCATGGTTCTGCAGTATGAATACTGATCCATTATATCAGAGTTGTCGTGTTGCAGAAGACTCTTGGGATCATAAGCAGCATATCACTTGCCTTCCAGGATTCCATACCAAAGGAACACCTGGGGGACTGGAAGAAAATATATCATTTTTTACCAGTGTGCTGAAGGATAATTGCTCAGTTATGGATTCAAAAGCAAAGAAGGCTCTAATTTGGTTAGCTAAGCTGTCACCGCAGAAGCTGTTAGAAATGGAAACAATTGGGGTGGGGCAACCCGTCATACAGACCTCAGTAGGAGTTCCTTATGCCTATCATAAAATATTTCAAGCCTTTGGTCTTGTCAAGAAGGATGAAAAGGGTACAACTAAGTGGTACTATCCTAGAGGTCTTGTGAACCTGGTATTTGATTTAGATGCGTTAAGGGTAGCTCTATGTAAGCCTCTGGATTCATTTAGGATGTATTTGTCTCGAGCTACTTTAGTTGTTGTTCCTTCAAATCTAGTTGATCATTGGAGAGGTCAAATTGAGAGGCATGTAAGACAAGGGACGTTGAGAGTTTTtgtctggactgattataaaagGCCTTCTGCACATAATCTTGCTTGGGATTATGATATAGTTATAACTACATTCAGTCGTCTAAGTGCTGAGTGGAGCCCCAAAAAGAGAAGTGTATTGATGCAAGTTCATTGGCTGAGAATTATATTAGATGAAGGTCACACCCTTGGTTCAAGTCTAAGTTTGACCAACAAATTGCAAATGGCTGTTTCCCTGCGGGCTACAAATCGCTGGTTGTTAACTGGAACACCAACTCCTAACACCCCTAGTAGCCAGCTTTCTCATCTGCAACCCTTGCTTAAGTTCCTCCATGATGAAACTTATGGACAGAATCAGAAAGCCTGGGAAGCTGGTATTCTTAGGCCATTTGAAGCAGAGATGGAAGAGGGCCGGTCACGTTTGCTACAATTACTTCACAGGTGCATGATCAGTGCCAGAAAAAAAGATTTGCAGAATATTCCCCCATGCATCAAGAAAATGATATTCTTACATTTTACTGAAGAACATGCGAGAAGTTACAATGAGTTGGTAGAAACCGTGCGGAGGAATATACTAATGGCAGACTGGAATGATCCTTCTCATGTTGAGAGTTTGCTGAACCCTAAACAGTGGAAATTCCGAAGTACTACCATCAGAAATGTAAGACTCTCATGCTGTGTAGCAGGACATATCAGAGTGACAGAGGCAGGTGATGATATTCAAGAAACTATGGATATtttagttgaggatggtctggatcCGACTTCACAGGAGTATGCGCTGATAAGATATCACCTTTTATATGGTGGGAATTGCATGAG GTGTCAAGCATGGTGTCGTCTACCTGTGGTTACACCTTGTAAGCATCTATTATGCCTTGATTGTGTTTCTTTAAATAGTGAGAAGTGTACAATTCCTGGCTGTGGTAACTTGTATGAGATGCAAAGTCCTGAAATACTGACGCGTCCTGAAAATCCTAATCCAAAGTGGCCTGTTCCAAAGGATCTGATTGAGTTACAGCCATCTTATAAGCAG GATGACTGGAATCCTGATTGGCAATCAACATCGAGCAGTAAAGTTGCTTACCTTGTTGAAAGGTTAAAAGAAATACAGGAAGCTAATAGGATGATTATTAACTCCAACGAGGACGGAAGTGTCGAGGCTGTTAGTGGATCTCATGGGAAAAGCAATTTCAGCAAGTTTTCATCCCAAGGGTATTTGGTTGGGTCATCAAATGATTTCTGCAATTTAATTCCAGAGAGAGTTATCATATTTTCTCAGTTTCTGGAGCACATACATGTAATTGAACAGCAG TTAGCCGTTGCTGGTATCCGTTTTGCCAGTTTGTATAGTCCAATGCCTTCTGTCAACAAG GTGAAAGCACTGGCGACATTTCAGCATGATGTTGACTGCATGGCTCTATTAATGGATGGAAGTGCAGCTTTAGGTCTTGATCTGAGCTTTGTAACACATGTCTATTTAATGGAACCAATATGGGACAAAAG TATGGAGGAACAGGTGATCAGTCGTGCTCATCGGATGGGTGCTATACGCCCTATTCACGTGGAAACACTGGCGATGAGTGGCACAATTGAGGAGCAAATGTTGAAGTTCTTACAG
- the LOC107801368 gene encoding F-box protein At3g54460 isoform X1, which yields MEVENSIADHKLCGFFRTAVKISPQPHSSELRRTPPVNSKCHIAGDGSNVHFVSENDVVLSPIGSREEQNGTVPTTKKWRRIRMVHGSLSVVHQLHKLVMQKCLRIVARVVEVVDRGGGDDNDDDEVRVVVLVDVYLPIALWSGWQFPKSGPAAAALFRHVSCDWEARSSMLQSAKLGVEKDFSIWNLSDCHVIGCKQHCSAPDPSKKKLFELHEIFKSLPSVAKRGNPDSLRVNPLDSSRSGIWVVTDDILINILSSLCPVDLLRVSATCRHLRFLAASIMPCMKLKLFAHQQAAVDWMLQREHNVELLQHPLYMDFVTEDGFAFYINAVSGQIATGQAPKIKDFHGGMFCDEPGLGKTITALSLILKTQGTLPEPPDGAQIIWCMHNTDQRCGYYELSSENTISSGFSSASRATGLNGRRGHLSLDKLTPTKSLDFPTSIGSTVVNSADHIAAAEISSCTVMRSTPARYAVRCTSNFSQIKKNLMYAYENEGTSLFPERNSRKDSKKRKRASNNQQRSLTYAKPGYSKKNSRGSKRFCEPSAENYVINETWIQCDACQKWRRLTEAGVVDATTAWFCSMNTDPLYQSCRVAEDSWDHKQHITCLPGFHTKGTPGGLEENISFFTSVLKDNCSVMDSKAKKALIWLAKLSPQKLLEMETIGVGQPVIQTSVGVPYAYHKIFQAFGLVKKDEKGTTKWYYPRGLVNLVFDLDALRVALCKPLDSFRMYLSRATLVVVPSNLVDHWRGQIERHVRQGTLRVFVWTDYKRPSAHNLAWDYDIVITTFSRLSAEWSPKKRSVLMQVHWLRIILDEGHTLGSSLSLTNKLQMAVSLRATNRWLLTGTPTPNTPSSQLSHLQPLLKFLHDETYGQNQKAWEAGILRPFEAEMEEGRSRLLQLLHRCMISARKKDLQNIPPCIKKMIFLHFTEEHARSYNELVETVRRNILMADWNDPSHVESLLNPKQWKFRSTTIRNVRLSCCVAGHIRVTEAGDDIQETMDILVEDGLDPTSQEYALIRYHLLYGGNCMRCQAWCRLPVVTPCKHLLCLDCVSLNSEKCTIPGCGNLYEMQSPEILTRPENPNPKWPVPKDLIELQPSYKQDDWNPDWQSTSSSKVAYLVERLKEIQEANRMIINSNEDGSVEAVSGSHGKSNFSKFSSQGYLVGSSNDFCNLIPERVIIFSQFLEHIHVIEQQLAVAGIRFASLYSPMPSVNKVKALATFQHDVDCMALLMDGSAALGLDLSFVTHVYLMEPIWDKSMEEQVISRAHRMGAIRPIHVETLAMSGTIEEQMLKFLQEADEGRSLLKEECGKLGHDGARAPRTLHDFAESNYLAHLNFVRTSSKA from the exons ATGGAGGTCGAAAATTCAATTGCCGACCACAAGCTCTGCGGTTTCTTCCGTACTGCAGTTAAAATTTCACCACAACCGCACTCCTCCGAGCTCCGTCGCACTCCCCCTGTAAATTCCAAGTGCCATATAGCCGGCGACGGTTCCAATGTCCACTTTGTGTCTGAAAACGACGTCGTATTGTCCCCAATCGGTTCTCGGGAGGAGCAAAACGGCACCGTTCCGACGACGAAGAAGTGGAGGAGAATTAGAATGGTTCATGGTAGTTTAAGCGTGGTGCACCAGTTACACAAGCTTGTAATGCAAAAATGCTTGAGAATTGTTGCTAGGGTTGTTGAGGTTGTGGATCGCGGCGGtggtgatgataatgatgatgatgaagttAGGGTTGTTGTTTTAGTGGACGTATACTTGCCTATTGCTTTGTGGTCCGGTTGGCAGTTCCCTAAGTCTGGTCCTGCTGCTGCCGCGCTTTTCCGCCATGTCAG TTGTGACTGGGAAGCTAGGAGTTCTATGCTTCAGTCTGCTAAGCTTGGTGTTGAAAAGGATTTTAGTATTTGGAATCTGTCTGACTGTCATGTTATAGGATGCAAACAGCACTGCAGTGCACCTGACCCTTCCAAGAAAAAGCTCTTTGAGCTCCATGAAATTTTTAAGAGCTTACCAAGTGTAGCAAAGAGGGGAAATCCCGATTCTTTAAGAGTGAATCCCCTTGATAGTAGTAGATCGGGTATATGGGTGGTAACAGATGATATTTTGATCAATATTCTTTCTTCACTTTGTCCTGTTGATCTTCTAAGGGTCTCTGCAACATGTCGGCATTTAAGATTTCTTGCTGCATCAATCATGCCATGTATGAAACTTAAATTGTTTGCTCATCAGCAGGCTGCAGTTGACTGGATGTTACAGCGTGAGCACAATGTTGAATTATTACAGCACCCACTGTACATGGATTTTGTCACTGAAGATGGGTTTGCTTTTTATATAAATGCTGTTTCTGGTCAAATAGCCACAGGTCAGGCTCCTAAAATCAAGGATTTCCATGGGGGAATGTTCTGTGATGAGCCTGGCCTCGGTAAAACTATTACTGCTCTTTCTCTCATTCTGAAGACTCAGGGAACACTGCCAGAGCCACCAGATGGTGCACAAATTATCTGGTGTATGCATAATACTGACCAGAGGTGTGGTTATTATGAGCTTAGTAGTGAAAATACAATCAGTTCGGGGTTTTCATCAGCAAGTAGAGCTACTGGACTCAATGGCCGTAGGGGACATTTATCTTTAGATAAACTAACCCCAACAAAAAGCTTAGACTTCCCCACTTCAATTGGATCCACGGTTGTTAATTCAGCTGATCACATAGCAGCTGCAGAAATTAGTTCATGTACAGTCATGCGCTCCACTCCAGCTAGGTATGCTGTGAGGTGCACCAGTAACTTTAGCcagataaaaaaaaatcttatgtATGCATATGAAAATGAAGGGACATCTCTCTTTCCTGAGAGGAATTCTAGGAAAGACTCGAAAAAAAGAAAGCGTGCTTCCAACAACCAACAAAGAAGCTTGACATATGCGAAACCTggttattcaaaaaaaaattctcgTGGTAGTAAGAGGTTTTGTGAGCCTTCTGCTGAGAACTATGTGATCAACGAAACCTGGATCCAATGTGATGCTTGTCAGAAATGGCGGAGGCTTACAGAAGCTGGTGTTGTAGATGCTACTACTGCATGGTTCTGCAGTATGAATACTGATCCATTATATCAGAGTTGTCGTGTTGCAGAAGACTCTTGGGATCATAAGCAGCATATCACTTGCCTTCCAGGATTCCATACCAAAGGAACACCTGGGGGACTGGAAGAAAATATATCATTTTTTACCAGTGTGCTGAAGGATAATTGCTCAGTTATGGATTCAAAAGCAAAGAAGGCTCTAATTTGGTTAGCTAAGCTGTCACCGCAGAAGCTGTTAGAAATGGAAACAATTGGGGTGGGGCAACCCGTCATACAGACCTCAGTAGGAGTTCCTTATGCCTATCATAAAATATTTCAAGCCTTTGGTCTTGTCAAGAAGGATGAAAAGGGTACAACTAAGTGGTACTATCCTAGAGGTCTTGTGAACCTGGTATTTGATTTAGATGCGTTAAGGGTAGCTCTATGTAAGCCTCTGGATTCATTTAGGATGTATTTGTCTCGAGCTACTTTAGTTGTTGTTCCTTCAAATCTAGTTGATCATTGGAGAGGTCAAATTGAGAGGCATGTAAGACAAGGGACGTTGAGAGTTTTtgtctggactgattataaaagGCCTTCTGCACATAATCTTGCTTGGGATTATGATATAGTTATAACTACATTCAGTCGTCTAAGTGCTGAGTGGAGCCCCAAAAAGAGAAGTGTATTGATGCAAGTTCATTGGCTGAGAATTATATTAGATGAAGGTCACACCCTTGGTTCAAGTCTAAGTTTGACCAACAAATTGCAAATGGCTGTTTCCCTGCGGGCTACAAATCGCTGGTTGTTAACTGGAACACCAACTCCTAACACCCCTAGTAGCCAGCTTTCTCATCTGCAACCCTTGCTTAAGTTCCTCCATGATGAAACTTATGGACAGAATCAGAAAGCCTGGGAAGCTGGTATTCTTAGGCCATTTGAAGCAGAGATGGAAGAGGGCCGGTCACGTTTGCTACAATTACTTCACAGGTGCATGATCAGTGCCAGAAAAAAAGATTTGCAGAATATTCCCCCATGCATCAAGAAAATGATATTCTTACATTTTACTGAAGAACATGCGAGAAGTTACAATGAGTTGGTAGAAACCGTGCGGAGGAATATACTAATGGCAGACTGGAATGATCCTTCTCATGTTGAGAGTTTGCTGAACCCTAAACAGTGGAAATTCCGAAGTACTACCATCAGAAATGTAAGACTCTCATGCTGTGTAGCAGGACATATCAGAGTGACAGAGGCAGGTGATGATATTCAAGAAACTATGGATATtttagttgaggatggtctggatcCGACTTCACAGGAGTATGCGCTGATAAGATATCACCTTTTATATGGTGGGAATTGCATGAG GTGTCAAGCATGGTGTCGTCTACCTGTGGTTACACCTTGTAAGCATCTATTATGCCTTGATTGTGTTTCTTTAAATAGTGAGAAGTGTACAATTCCTGGCTGTGGTAACTTGTATGAGATGCAAAGTCCTGAAATACTGACGCGTCCTGAAAATCCTAATCCAAAGTGGCCTGTTCCAAAGGATCTGATTGAGTTACAGCCATCTTATAAGCAG GATGACTGGAATCCTGATTGGCAATCAACATCGAGCAGTAAAGTTGCTTACCTTGTTGAAAGGTTAAAAGAAATACAGGAAGCTAATAGGATGATTATTAACTCCAACGAGGACGGAAGTGTCGAGGCTGTTAGTGGATCTCATGGGAAAAGCAATTTCAGCAAGTTTTCATCCCAAGGGTATTTGGTTGGGTCATCAAATGATTTCTGCAATTTAATTCCAGAGAGAGTTATCATATTTTCTCAGTTTCTGGAGCACATACATGTAATTGAACAGCAG TTAGCCGTTGCTGGTATCCGTTTTGCCAGTTTGTATAGTCCAATGCCTTCTGTCAACAAG GTGAAAGCACTGGCGACATTTCAGCATGATGTTGACTGCATGGCTCTATTAATGGATGGAAGTGCAGCTTTAGGTCTTGATCTGAGCTTTGTAACACATGTCTATTTAATGGAACCAATATGGGACAAAAG TATGGAGGAACAGGTGATCAGTCGTGCTCATCGGATGGGTGCTATACGCCCTATTCACGTGGAAACACTGGCGATGAGTGGCACAATTGAGGAGCAAATGTTGAAGTTCTTACAG GAGGCTGATGAAGGTAGGAGTTTGTtgaaggaagaatgtggtaagcTAGGTCATGATGGGGCACGAGCACCACGTACATTACATGATTTTGCTGAAAGTAATTATCTCGCTCACCTTAACTTTGTTCGGACCAGTTCCAAGGCGTGA